One region of Candidatus Dadabacteria bacterium genomic DNA includes:
- the hrcA gene encoding heat-inducible transcription repressor HrcA has product MTQPISPRNKAFLACVVDHFIETGNPIGSSTLISKYGIKWSPATVRQELNSLMEAGFLTQSHISSGRFPTEKGINYYVENILRVENSQDFGLQFLENKYEEIDGTLDHVVSATSSILSDFTKLAGLAMLPQRNTLKVKSAKLLKMGEKECLMVLVFEGGLTEKTYIRLAKPIRDSQVERIGGYLNRLILGLTIEQVRKVVLEKIKRTTTEYSEILEKVLRISSELFEKERKAGIFVEGKASVIESLSFGDSSLYKTIIEILEDQEFLSSLLRSVIKDGRSKVFIGSEKGMPRGFSLVAAPYYKGNSYGSLGVFGPTRMNYSKIIPLVNYTAKMVTKRVNDGEITE; this is encoded by the coding sequence ATGACGCAGCCAATCTCTCCAAGAAACAAGGCTTTTCTGGCCTGTGTAGTGGATCATTTTATTGAGACCGGAAACCCCATCGGTTCTTCGACCCTTATATCTAAATACGGTATAAAATGGTCTCCGGCCACAGTCCGCCAGGAGCTTAATTCGCTCATGGAAGCGGGTTTTCTCACCCAGAGTCATATTTCTTCGGGTAGATTTCCCACGGAGAAAGGAATAAATTATTACGTAGAAAACATTCTCCGGGTGGAAAACTCACAGGATTTCGGCCTACAGTTCCTTGAGAACAAATATGAAGAAATTGACGGTACGCTTGATCACGTGGTAAGCGCCACGAGTTCAATACTTTCCGACTTTACAAAACTTGCGGGCTTGGCGATGCTTCCCCAGAGAAACACCCTCAAAGTTAAGTCTGCGAAACTTCTGAAGATGGGGGAGAAGGAATGTCTTATGGTCTTGGTGTTTGAGGGCGGGCTTACGGAAAAAACCTATATCAGGCTTGCCAAACCCATTCGGGATTCCCAGGTCGAGAGGATAGGGGGCTACCTCAATCGGCTGATTCTGGGCCTTACAATTGAGCAGGTACGCAAGGTGGTGCTCGAGAAAATAAAGAGAACCACCACCGAATACAGCGAAATTCTTGAGAAGGTGCTCAGGATAAGCAGTGAACTCTTTGAGAAAGAAAGGAAGGCGGGGATATTCGTAGAAGGAAAGGCCTCGGTTATTGAGTCTCTGAGTTTTGGAGATTCCAGTCTCTATAAGACTATAATCGAGATACTTGAGGACCAGGAATTTCTCTCCAGCCTTCTGAGGTCGGTTATAAAAGATGGCCGCTCAAAGGTCTTTATAGGTTCAGAAAAAGGAATGCCTCGCGGCTTCAGCCTCGTTGCGGCGCCTTATTACAAGGGGAACAGCTATGGAAGCCTGGGTGTGTTCGGCCCCACGCGAATGAACTATTCAAAAATCATCCCGCTTGTGAACTACACGGCGAAAATGGTCACAAAAAGGGTTAACGACGGAGAAATTACGGAATGA
- the grpE gene encoding nucleotide exchange factor GrpE — MSENTAADIEENKKNSAEDSEESELSGAEVQEEETEEDVSAELEALREKYLRLSADFDNYKKRLAREKQEIRDFGNAQRLKELLFVLDNIERAIELSEESLGEKTDFVAFLDGIKLVHSQFLTSLGNFGVTAIDSSEGTSFDPSYHEAVYKEHSEAYESGLIISEVQKGYLLNGRLLRPSMVSVSQGPEKTSEEDSEEKD; from the coding sequence ATGAGTGAGAACACAGCCGCGGACATTGAAGAAAACAAGAAAAACAGCGCGGAAGATTCAGAAGAGTCTGAACTCTCCGGTGCTGAGGTGCAAGAGGAAGAGACGGAAGAAGATGTTTCCGCCGAGCTTGAAGCCTTGAGGGAGAAATATCTAAGGCTTTCAGCCGACTTTGATAACTATAAAAAGAGACTTGCCAGGGAAAAGCAGGAAATACGTGATTTCGGAAACGCGCAGAGGTTAAAGGAACTGCTTTTCGTTCTTGACAACATTGAAAGAGCTATTGAACTTTCTGAAGAATCGCTGGGTGAAAAAACTGATTTCGTAGCTTTCCTTGATGGAATAAAGCTTGTTCACTCGCAATTTCTTACGAGTCTCGGGAACTTTGGCGTTACCGCGATAGACTCAAGTGAAGGAACAAGTTTCGATCCCAGTTACCACGAAGCTGTTTATAAGGAGCACTCGGAGGCTTACGAAAGCGGGCTTATAATCTCGGAAGTCCAGAAAGGTTATCTTCTTAACGGAAGGTTGCTGAGGCCCTCAATGGTATCCGTGTCTCAGGGTCCTGAAAAAACCTCTGAGGAAGATTCTGAAGAAAAAGACTGA
- the def gene encoding peptide deformylase, producing MPVLDILVYPDPALKRKSLPVTKFNEDMVSLLDDMAQTMRDADGVGLAAPQVGKNIRVILIDVPLPEEDKREFYELINPEIVSSRGFQIGEEGCLSVPGFFANIRRKEHIRVSALDRRGKRFTIDADGMLSRVLQHEIDHLDGILFFDRLRKLKRDLLVKQINERFVSARG from the coding sequence ATGCCTGTGCTTGATATCCTTGTTTATCCCGACCCAGCCTTAAAGAGAAAATCCCTGCCCGTAACAAAGTTCAACGAAGACATGGTCAGTCTTCTGGATGATATGGCGCAGACCATGCGCGATGCAGATGGAGTAGGGCTTGCGGCTCCTCAGGTCGGCAAGAACATCCGGGTTATCCTTATTGATGTCCCCCTACCAGAGGAAGATAAAAGGGAGTTCTATGAACTTATAAACCCCGAGATTGTTTCCTCTCGGGGTTTTCAGATCGGGGAAGAGGGATGCCTGAGCGTGCCCGGATTTTTCGCGAACATAAGAAGAAAGGAACATATCCGGGTATCTGCCCTTGATAGAAGAGGCAAACGTTTCACCATCGATGCGGATGGAATGCTCTCAAGGGTTCTTCAGCATGAAATTGACCACCTTGATGGTATATTGTTTTTTGACAGGCTCAGAAAGCTTAAAAGAGATCTTCTTGTAAAACAGATTAACGAGCGGTTCGTATCCGCCCGGGGTTAG
- a CDS encoding integration host factor subunit beta, whose amino-acid sequence MKKSDIEKELSRRFDFNSEESRKVLDVIIDAMTEMLRDGERIEIRHFGSFFTKSYQPYEGRNPRTGEKIYIGEKTLPLFRVSNWLAPKLTEKHGDE is encoded by the coding sequence ATGAAAAAATCGGACATTGAAAAGGAACTCTCCCGGAGATTTGATTTTAATTCCGAAGAGTCCAGAAAGGTTCTGGACGTCATAATTGATGCCATGACCGAAATGCTTCGCGATGGGGAAAGAATAGAGATAAGACATTTCGGAAGTTTCTTTACAAAAAGCTACCAGCCTTATGAGGGAAGAAACCCCAGGACAGGCGAAAAAATATACATCGGGGAGAAAACCCTTCCGCTCTTTAGGGTAAGCAACTGGCTTGCCCCTAAACTTACGGAAAAACACGGTGATGAGTGA
- the dnaJ gene encoding molecular chaperone DnaJ: MPKDYYEILGVEKNASPEDIKSSYKDLAFKYHPDRNPGDKNAEEKFKEINEAYQVLNDRDKRARYDSFGHMSGDGMGGFSGFSDLFGDLFDDVFAGGMGRRRARQGTNLQYDLEVDFDEAAFGTQKEIKVRKRKLCDDCSGSGAAVGGESICDRCGGRGSVAFSQGPFSISQGCPSCGGSGKIITNPCKNCRGSGLSYTEKAVTVNIPAGISSGMRLVIRGEGEPGAQGGPPGDLYIQVGVREHPIFRRDGNDIVCEFPISFTQAALGDEIDVPILKGTTKMKIPAGTQPEQTFRLRGKGLVNVESGNLGDQYVVVKVVIPQKLTKKQKEALMEFAGSYNGKKEPLIEKYFNKIKELIH, encoded by the coding sequence ATGCCTAAAGATTACTACGAAATACTTGGTGTTGAAAAAAACGCTTCCCCGGAAGATATAAAGAGTTCCTACAAGGATCTTGCTTTCAAGTACCACCCAGACCGCAATCCCGGGGATAAGAATGCCGAAGAGAAGTTCAAGGAAATAAACGAGGCATACCAAGTACTTAACGACAGGGATAAAAGGGCTCGTTATGACAGTTTCGGCCATATGTCGGGCGACGGCATGGGCGGTTTCTCCGGGTTCAGTGATCTTTTCGGAGATCTTTTCGATGACGTTTTCGCGGGAGGAATGGGAAGGCGCAGAGCGCGCCAGGGGACGAACCTGCAGTATGACCTTGAAGTGGATTTTGACGAAGCTGCGTTTGGAACGCAGAAAGAGATAAAAGTCAGAAAAAGAAAGCTCTGCGACGATTGCTCCGGTTCCGGAGCCGCGGTGGGAGGAGAATCGATTTGCGACCGTTGCGGAGGCAGGGGATCAGTTGCTTTTTCTCAGGGCCCCTTTTCAATAAGCCAAGGGTGTCCTTCCTGCGGAGGAAGCGGAAAAATCATAACGAATCCCTGCAAGAACTGCAGGGGTTCCGGACTTTCGTACACCGAAAAGGCTGTAACGGTCAATATCCCCGCCGGCATTTCCAGCGGAATGAGGCTTGTGATAAGGGGAGAGGGGGAACCTGGAGCACAGGGAGGCCCTCCGGGAGATTTGTACATACAGGTGGGAGTGAGGGAACACCCCATTTTCAGACGTGATGGAAACGACATAGTGTGTGAATTCCCGATAAGCTTTACTCAGGCGGCTCTTGGAGATGAGATAGATGTTCCGATTCTAAAGGGCACGACAAAAATGAAAATTCCAGCCGGAACTCAGCCGGAGCAGACCTTCAGGCTCAGAGGAAAGGGGCTTGTCAATGTAGAATCTGGAAATCTTGGTGATCAGTACGTCGTGGTAAAAGTGGTAATACCTCAAAAACTTACCAAAAAACAGAAGGAAGCTTTAATGGAGTTTGCCGGAAGCTACAACGGAAAGAAAGAACCTTTGATTGAAAAATACTTTAATAAAATAAAAGAATTAATCCACTAA
- a CDS encoding MoaD/ThiS family protein — protein MVSVRIPTPLRKLSGDRDELAIEASTVSALIEELESECPGIKNRLCDENGNVRRFINLYVNNEDIRFLEGADTKLSDGDVVSIIPAIAGG, from the coding sequence ATGGTATCGGTAAGAATTCCAACCCCTCTTAGAAAACTCTCGGGAGACAGAGACGAGCTTGCCATAGAAGCATCCACGGTATCCGCTCTCATAGAAGAACTTGAGAGCGAGTGCCCGGGTATAAAAAACAGACTCTGCGATGAGAATGGAAACGTAAGAAGATTCATAAATCTCTACGTGAACAATGAGGATATAAGGTTTCTTGAGGGAGCAGACACTAAACTTAGCGACGGAGATGTCGTATCAATTATTCCGGCGATAGCCGGAGGATGA
- a CDS encoding MBL fold metallo-hydrolase: protein MSKKFRDLHRGRRIGSARLADSAVLRFLSAIGLSGTLSRKKEARMSVLNENGFSIHGFKVGESDSNYNYLVACEETGECVVIDPLDPVALLKIIRKRDYRVRYVLNTHAHPDHISGNNPITKVFLSSKILIHKTALDYVAPRSEGIEEGDEIDFGKQRLEVIHTPGHCPEHVSFIIGDNIFLGDTVFVSGCGNVKFRGKVEDLYETFASKLSHLPNRLRMFCGHDYAETNLRFALGLTPDNEDAKKKLREVSEDRFPRSTLGEERTYNPFMRTSDPLLIDTLREKDPSLENDPMAVFIKLRKLRDKW, encoded by the coding sequence ATGTCAAAGAAATTCCGTGACTTACACCGCGGGCGTCGGATAGGTTCTGCCCGGCTTGCCGATAGCGCGGTTCTGCGGTTTTTATCCGCAATAGGGCTTTCAGGTACACTTTCACGCAAAAAGGAGGCGCGGATGAGCGTACTTAACGAGAACGGATTCTCAATACACGGCTTCAAGGTCGGCGAGAGCGACAGCAACTACAATTACCTAGTGGCGTGCGAGGAAACGGGGGAGTGCGTAGTTATAGACCCGCTCGACCCGGTCGCTCTTTTGAAAATCATAAGGAAGAGGGATTACAGGGTTAGATACGTCCTAAATACCCACGCGCACCCCGACCATATTTCCGGAAACAACCCCATAACGAAGGTTTTTCTCTCCTCGAAGATACTTATTCACAAAACGGCTCTTGACTATGTCGCTCCTAGAAGCGAGGGCATAGAAGAGGGAGACGAAATAGACTTCGGAAAACAGCGGCTTGAGGTAATCCATACTCCCGGACACTGCCCGGAACACGTCTCCTTTATAATCGGGGATAACATTTTCCTCGGTGATACGGTGTTTGTCTCGGGGTGCGGAAACGTAAAATTCAGGGGAAAAGTCGAGGACCTCTATGAGACCTTCGCCTCTAAGCTTTCCCATCTTCCCAACAGGCTCAGGATGTTCTGCGGCCACGACTATGCGGAAACCAACCTTAGGTTTGCTCTTGGACTTACCCCGGATAACGAAGATGCAAAGAAAAAGCTGCGGGAAGTCTCCGAGGACAGGTTTCCCCGTTCAACACTGGGGGAGGAAAGAACCTATAACCCGTTTATGAGGACAAGCGACCCTCTCCTTATTGACACGCTCAGGGAGAAAGACCCGTCTTTGGAGAATGATCCGATGGCGGTTTTCATAAAATTAAGAAAACTCAGAGATAAATGGTAA
- a CDS encoding threonine synthase yields MGFVESLKCKECAELYPKEPKYVCETCFGPLEAVYNYDEIKKHISREKIASRPQNIWRYKELLPIDSEPTLGTQVGYTPLVRARNLAEELGVSEIYVKNDAVCYPTLSFKDRVVSVALSKAREFGFDTTGCASTGNLANSVSAISASGNLKSIILIPYDLEQSKILNTIVYGANLIGVKGGYDEVNKLCSEIASKYNWAFVNINMRPYYSEGSKSYAFEVMEQLGWKAPKHIVVPMASGSLLTKVWKAIKEFELLGIVEPQGSKIYGAQATGCSPISTAFKNDWEMFKPVKPDTIAKSLAIGTPADGYYAMNIIRESGGAAEDVSDAEIVDAIELLARTEGIYTETAGGVTLGVTKKLIDQEKIPRDEPIVVSITGNGLKTQDAVEGRLGEPNVIGPTLEDFEELYNSKKL; encoded by the coding sequence ATGGGCTTCGTAGAATCTCTTAAATGCAAGGAATGCGCTGAACTTTATCCCAAGGAACCGAAATACGTCTGTGAGACGTGCTTTGGTCCTCTTGAAGCCGTCTACAACTACGACGAGATAAAAAAGCATATCTCAAGAGAAAAAATAGCTTCCCGTCCGCAGAACATATGGAGATACAAAGAGCTCCTTCCAATCGACTCAGAACCCACCTTGGGAACCCAGGTGGGATACACCCCGCTTGTGCGGGCAAGAAACCTTGCAGAGGAGCTCGGGGTTTCGGAAATCTATGTGAAAAACGACGCGGTCTGCTATCCCACCCTTTCTTTTAAGGACAGAGTAGTATCCGTAGCGCTCTCAAAAGCAAGAGAGTTCGGGTTTGATACGACCGGCTGCGCATCCACGGGAAACCTGGCAAACTCCGTATCAGCGATTTCCGCTTCCGGGAATCTGAAAAGCATCATACTTATTCCCTACGACCTTGAACAGTCGAAAATACTCAACACGATAGTCTACGGAGCGAATCTCATAGGCGTAAAAGGCGGTTACGACGAGGTAAACAAGCTCTGCAGTGAAATTGCCAGTAAATACAACTGGGCCTTTGTGAACATAAACATGAGACCTTACTACTCCGAAGGTTCCAAGTCATACGCATTTGAGGTAATGGAGCAACTTGGATGGAAAGCCCCTAAGCACATAGTGGTTCCCATGGCAAGCGGTTCTCTTCTCACCAAGGTCTGGAAAGCCATAAAGGAATTCGAGCTGCTCGGAATCGTTGAGCCTCAGGGTTCAAAAATATACGGTGCTCAGGCAACAGGATGTTCACCCATATCAACCGCGTTTAAAAATGACTGGGAGATGTTCAAGCCGGTGAAACCGGACACTATAGCGAAATCCCTTGCCATCGGCACTCCGGCCGACGGCTACTACGCAATGAACATAATAAGGGAGAGCGGCGGAGCGGCGGAGGACGTAAGCGACGCAGAGATAGTGGACGCGATAGAGCTTCTCGCGAGAACCGAAGGCATCTATACCGAAACCGCGGGCGGAGTAACACTCGGAGTAACGAAAAAGCTTATAGACCAAGAAAAAATTCCCCGCGACGAACCCATCGTGGTATCAATAACGGGAAACGGCCTCAAGACCCAGGACGCTGTTGAGGGAAGACTGGGAGAACCCAATGTGATAGGTCCTACTCTTGAAGATTTTGAAGAGCTTTACAACAGTAAAAAACTGTAG
- the metH gene encoding methionine synthase, which produces MNTEDKNTKVSALLEALAEKRIVFLDGAMGTMIQRQDLEEEDFRGDLFSDHPVDLKGNNDLLSLTRPDVIYEIHREYFEAGSDIVETNTFSSTSIAQADYGLESWVRTLNVESAKLAKKAASDFMEKNPRRSCFVAGALGPTNKTASMSPDVNDPSYRAVSFDQLVEAYREQAEALVEGGADILMPETTFDTLNLKAALYGIESFFDARGERLPVMISVTITDRSGRTLSGQTVEAFWNSVRHAKPFSVGINCALGAEEMRPYIEELSRIADCRISCYPNAGLPNPLSETGYDETPEITSTLLLDFAESGFLNIVGGCCGTTPEHIAMVVEKLRDISPRQVPAYEDATRLSGLEPLTVTSDAGGPFIMVGERTNVTGSPKFARLVKEGDFEGAVSVALQQVENGANIIDVNFDEGLLDSEACMERFLNLIASEPEVTRVPVMIDSSKWSVIEQGLKCIQGKCIVNSISLKEGEEVFCQQAKEAMRYGASVVVMAFDEKGQAASKEDKVEVCKRAYRILTEKVGMDPCDIIFDPNILTVGTGIEEHNSYAVNFIEAVREIKKSCPNALTSGGVSNISFSFRGNNVVREAMHSAFLYHAIKAGLDMGIVNAGMLAVYDDIEPELLERVEDVLLNRHPDATERLVEYAKHFEGVKSSGAEKETRQWRELGVEKRLEHSLVNGIADFIEDDTEEARAKYGTPLEVIEGPLMDGMKVVGDLFGDGKMFLPQVVKSARVMKRAVAYLQPFMEEEKEGSSGVKGKFVIATVKGDVHDIGKNIVSVVLSCNNYEVIDLGVMVPCEKILNVAKEHRADFIGLSGLITPSLDEMVYNAREMEREGFRIPLLIGGATTSRAHTAIRIAPGYGGIVDHIADASLVVGACNEMLDPEKARVYMEELEKSNLEQKQRFEKARGRAEYVSIEEAREKAFPTDWKNVEIECPGRLGVFVFDNISLEEVAGYIDWSPFFWAWELKGVFPKILEHPEKGDQAKKLYRDGQALLKRIILEKVFSPRAIVGVFRANSTGDDVEIYGEERRVQAVFHFLRQQEMRSREGHYYCLSDFIAPRSSGREDYMGGFVVTAGEGVEKFSEDFKKKGDDYNSIMTSVLGDRVAEALAEMIHKKVRDLWGYGKQEELSSEDLINEKYRGIRPAPGYPSCPDHTEKSILWDLLEAEEHTGVSLTESFAMTPPSSVSGFYMAHPESRYFSLGKIQKDQVRNYSERKKIALEQAEKWLRPNLGY; this is translated from the coding sequence ATGAATACGGAAGATAAAAACACAAAAGTCTCCGCGCTGCTCGAGGCTCTTGCGGAAAAGAGAATAGTTTTTCTCGACGGTGCCATGGGCACGATGATCCAGCGCCAGGACCTCGAAGAAGAGGACTTCAGGGGAGATCTGTTCTCTGACCACCCGGTAGACCTGAAGGGCAATAACGACCTTCTTTCCCTTACTAGGCCTGATGTCATATATGAGATCCACAGAGAATACTTCGAGGCCGGTTCCGACATAGTTGAGACCAACACCTTTAGCTCCACCTCCATAGCTCAGGCCGATTACGGTCTTGAGAGCTGGGTCAGGACCCTTAATGTCGAGTCTGCGAAACTCGCGAAGAAGGCAGCCTCTGATTTTATGGAGAAAAATCCCCGTAGATCCTGTTTTGTCGCGGGGGCGCTGGGTCCGACTAACAAGACGGCGTCAATGTCCCCTGACGTGAACGATCCGTCTTACAGGGCGGTTTCCTTTGACCAGCTTGTAGAGGCTTACCGAGAGCAGGCAGAAGCCCTTGTTGAGGGAGGTGCGGACATACTTATGCCCGAGACGACTTTTGATACCCTGAACCTGAAAGCGGCCCTATATGGAATTGAGAGCTTTTTTGATGCGCGCGGAGAGAGGCTCCCCGTCATGATTTCCGTTACCATAACGGACCGTTCCGGACGCACCCTCTCGGGACAGACGGTAGAGGCTTTCTGGAACTCAGTTCGCCACGCAAAACCCTTCAGCGTCGGGATAAACTGCGCGTTGGGAGCAGAAGAGATGCGTCCTTACATAGAGGAGCTCTCACGGATAGCTGACTGCCGCATAAGCTGCTACCCGAATGCCGGACTTCCTAATCCGTTGAGTGAGACTGGGTACGATGAAACACCGGAGATCACCTCTACTCTTCTCCTGGACTTTGCAGAGAGCGGTTTTCTCAACATAGTCGGCGGATGCTGCGGCACTACTCCGGAGCACATAGCAATGGTGGTGGAAAAGCTAAGGGATATTTCTCCGAGACAAGTTCCAGCTTACGAAGATGCAACCAGGCTAAGCGGCCTTGAGCCCCTTACAGTAACCTCTGATGCCGGAGGACCTTTTATAATGGTTGGCGAGAGAACCAATGTTACCGGTTCTCCCAAGTTCGCCAGGCTTGTAAAGGAAGGGGACTTTGAAGGAGCCGTTTCGGTAGCACTTCAGCAGGTGGAAAACGGCGCAAACATAATAGATGTTAACTTCGATGAAGGACTTCTTGATTCTGAAGCCTGTATGGAGCGGTTTCTTAATCTCATAGCGTCGGAACCCGAAGTTACCAGGGTTCCGGTAATGATAGACAGCTCCAAATGGTCTGTCATTGAACAGGGGCTTAAATGTATTCAGGGCAAATGCATCGTGAATTCCATAAGTCTGAAGGAAGGCGAGGAAGTGTTCTGCCAGCAGGCAAAAGAAGCTATGCGTTACGGCGCTTCGGTCGTGGTGATGGCCTTTGATGAAAAAGGCCAGGCGGCCTCAAAAGAGGACAAGGTGGAGGTCTGCAAAAGGGCCTACCGCATATTAACCGAAAAAGTGGGCATGGACCCCTGCGACATAATCTTTGATCCCAATATTCTTACGGTCGGAACCGGGATCGAGGAACACAACTCCTATGCCGTGAATTTTATCGAGGCTGTAAGGGAAATAAAAAAATCCTGTCCCAATGCGCTTACAAGCGGCGGAGTAAGCAACATATCCTTCTCCTTCAGGGGAAACAACGTTGTGCGTGAGGCTATGCACAGCGCGTTCCTTTATCACGCGATAAAAGCCGGGCTTGACATGGGAATAGTAAACGCGGGAATGCTCGCAGTTTACGACGACATTGAACCCGAACTTCTGGAAAGAGTTGAAGACGTGCTTCTTAACCGTCATCCCGATGCCACGGAGCGTCTCGTTGAATACGCGAAACATTTTGAAGGGGTGAAATCCTCGGGTGCGGAAAAGGAAACCAGGCAGTGGAGAGAACTCGGGGTTGAAAAACGCCTCGAACATTCTCTTGTAAACGGCATAGCGGATTTCATTGAGGATGACACGGAAGAGGCCAGGGCCAAGTACGGAACCCCGCTTGAGGTTATCGAAGGGCCTCTTATGGATGGGATGAAGGTGGTGGGGGACCTGTTTGGTGACGGCAAGATGTTTCTTCCTCAAGTGGTGAAAAGCGCGAGAGTAATGAAAAGGGCCGTTGCGTACCTTCAGCCGTTTATGGAAGAAGAAAAAGAAGGAAGCAGCGGAGTCAAGGGAAAGTTCGTTATAGCCACCGTGAAGGGAGACGTTCACGATATAGGAAAGAACATAGTGTCCGTGGTTCTCAGCTGCAATAACTACGAAGTCATAGACCTCGGGGTAATGGTTCCTTGCGAGAAAATACTAAATGTTGCAAAAGAGCATCGGGCAGATTTCATAGGGCTAAGCGGACTGATTACGCCTTCCCTTGACGAAATGGTGTATAACGCGAGAGAAATGGAACGGGAAGGTTTCAGGATCCCTCTTCTTATCGGCGGGGCCACGACAAGCAGGGCTCACACGGCGATAAGAATAGCTCCGGGATACGGTGGCATAGTTGACCACATAGCCGATGCTTCGCTTGTGGTAGGTGCCTGCAACGAGATGTTGGATCCGGAGAAAGCCCGGGTTTACATGGAAGAACTGGAAAAAAGCAACTTGGAGCAAAAACAGCGTTTTGAAAAGGCCCGAGGCCGGGCTGAATATGTCTCAATAGAAGAGGCCAGGGAGAAGGCGTTTCCCACTGACTGGAAGAATGTAGAGATAGAGTGTCCCGGGCGGCTTGGAGTTTTTGTATTCGACAACATCTCCCTTGAAGAGGTTGCCGGTTATATAGACTGGTCTCCTTTTTTCTGGGCGTGGGAGCTTAAAGGGGTTTTCCCGAAAATACTTGAGCACCCAGAAAAAGGAGATCAGGCAAAAAAACTTTACCGGGACGGCCAGGCTCTCCTTAAGCGGATAATCTTGGAGAAGGTCTTCAGTCCCCGTGCAATTGTCGGAGTGTTCCGCGCAAACAGCACCGGAGACGATGTTGAGATCTACGGAGAGGAAAGACGGGTTCAGGCAGTGTTTCATTTCCTAAGACAGCAGGAAATGAGGTCCAGGGAAGGGCACTATTACTGCCTTTCCGATTTTATAGCTCCGAGGTCCTCGGGAAGAGAAGACTACATGGGAGGCTTTGTGGTAACTGCCGGCGAAGGGGTCGAGAAATTTTCCGAGGATTTTAAGAAAAAAGGGGATGATTACAATTCGATTATGACAAGCGTGCTGGGAGACAGAGTGGCTGAGGCTCTTGCTGAAATGATTCATAAAAAAGTAAGAGATCTCTGGGGATACGGTAAGCAGGAGGAACTGAGTTCAGAAGACCTGATAAATGAGAAATACAGGGGCATAAGGCCCGCTCCCGGTTACCCCTCCTGTCCTGATCACACGGAGAAAAGTATCCTCTGGGATCTTCTAGAAGCTGAAGAACACACCGGGGTATCACTTACCGAGAGCTTTGCCATGACCCCGCCGAGTTCAGTTTCGGGTTTTTACATGGCCCATCCCGAATCCAGATATTTTTCCCTTGGGAAAATACAGAAGGATCAGGTTAGGAACTACTCGGAAAGAAAGAAAATCGCTCTTGAACAGGCGGAGAAATGGCTCCGTCCGAATCTTGGATACTGA